A window of Halomicrobium zhouii genomic DNA:
GTCGGGACGGGGAGCGCCGGGACGACGAGGGGGCGGTGTGCGTGCTCGCGGACTGTATGTCAGTAATAACAATCCGAAAACACGTATTTCACCGGCCGGAGCGAACGCGTTCGGTGCCACACTGGACGATAACGTTGGGGTTATCTGGTTTCTATCGTCTCAGATAACGTGATATATACGGAGATCTTATACCTAGCTGGTTACCATGTACGATCTAACTGGATTCCAGCGTGATCTGTTGTACGTCATCGCGGGCCTCGAAGAACCCCACGGACTCGCTATCAAGGAAGAACTCGAAGACTACTACGAGAGCGAGGTCAATCACGGTCGTCTCTACCCCAACCTGGACACACTCGTCGAGAAGGGGATGGTCGAGAAGGGCCAGCGCGATCGCCGGACGAACTTCTACACGCTCACCAGCCGTGGTCGGCGTGAGCTGTCGGCACGACAGGACTGGGAAGCCCAGTACGTCACCGCCTGATCGCTGTTTCGCCCGGCGCCGGCAGGCGATTCTGTCTTCCTCTTTCGCGGTCGATACACTCTTTCGTTCCCGTCGGAAACTCGTGGCCATGCCCGACCTGATGGACACGTACATCGAGAACCGCTGGCTGGTCCAGCCGAACCACGCGAACAACCTCCAGACGACTCACGGTGGCAACGTCCTCAAGTGGATGGACGAACTCGGTGCGCTCTCGGCGATGCGTTT
This region includes:
- a CDS encoding PadR family transcriptional regulator; translation: MYDLTGFQRDLLYVIAGLEEPHGLAIKEELEDYYESEVNHGRLYPNLDTLVEKGMVEKGQRDRRTNFYTLTSRGRRELSARQDWEAQYVTA